The Vitis riparia cultivar Riparia Gloire de Montpellier isolate 1030 unplaced genomic scaffold, EGFV_Vit.rip_1.0 scaffold566_pilon_pilon, whole genome shotgun sequence genome includes a window with the following:
- the LOC117910046 gene encoding probable polygalacturonase At3g15720, with the protein MVTLSSFSSTTNASSPLYDVMNYGAVGDGKTDDSQAFLKAWNEACNVQQQRATLNVPARTFLLNPIEFSGPCVPTSIEFQVAGKIIASTNKSLFDNNHWILFSYVKGLTLTGSGTIDGQGAGSWQDRMGVAALKFYTCPDLVLQGLTHINPQKAHIILTKCDGANINSITITAPEDAPNTDGIDIASSNHVQVQNSKIGTGDDCIAISARCSFINITGVTCGPGHGISIGSLGDPGSGDFDTVSEVHVRSCNFTGTNTTGIRIKTWQGGQGEVKKITYEDIMFDNVRNPIVIDQFYCPHNVCKNNTGTPE; encoded by the exons ATGGTAACATTATCCAGCTTCAGCAGTACTACAAATGCAAGCTCGCCTTTATATGATGTGATGAATTATGGAGCTGTTGGTGATGGAAAAACCGATGATTCTCAG GCATTTCTGAAGGCATGGAATGAAGCCTGCAACGTTCAACAACAGCGTGCTACCCTTAATGTACCAGCGAGGACATTCTTATTGAATCCTATCGAATTTTCGGGTCCATGTGTGCCCACTTCTATCGAATTTCAG GTAGCAGGAAAAATTATAGCAAGCACCAATAAATCCCTATTTGACAACAATCATTGGATCCTCTTCTCATATGTGAAGGGGCTTACTTTGACCGGAAGTGGAACTATAGATGGCCAAGGGGCAGGTTCATGGCAAGACCGAATGGGAGTAGCT GCACTCAAGTTTTATACTTGCCCGGACCTAGTACTTCAAGGATTGACACATATCAATCCCCAAAAGGCCCATATCATTTTGACAAAATGTGATGGAGCAAACATCAATAGCATCACTATAACTGCACCTGAAGATGCCCCTAACACGGATGGTATCGACATTGCTAGCTCAAACCATGTTCAAGTCCAGAACTCCAAAATTGGAACAG GTGATGACTGCATTGCTATTAGTGCAAGATGTTCCTTTATCAATATAACCGGCGTCACATGTGGACCTGGCCATGGTATTAG CATTGGATCACTGGGAGATCCTGGATCAGGTGACTTCGACACGGTGTCAGAAGTACATGTGCGAAGTTGTAATTTTACAGGAACCAACACTACTGGAATTAGGATCAAGACATGGCAG GGAGGGCAGGgagaagtaaagaaaataacatatgAAGACATTATGTTTGACAATGTCCGCAACCCAATTGTCATTGATCAATTTTATTGTCCTCACAACGTCTGCAAAAACAAT ACCGGTACACCAGAATAA